CTTGGCGTACCCTAGAAGGACGCACAATTATTCAAATGGGGACAATTACACCCACCGAAAGCCAAGAAATTCGAGATACCATAATTGGCGGTGGTGGTGAATATATAGAAGCACCCGTATTAGGCAGCATTCCCGAAGCCAAAAGCGGGCAATTAATTGTCATGGTAGGCGCAACTTCCGACCAATACCAAAGGCATTTACAGTTACTGCAAAACTTTGGCCCAGAACCTTTACTAATTGGCCCTGTGGGGACAGCCGCCGCCTTAAAATTATCTCTCAATCAATTAATCGCTTCTTTAACAACCAGCTTTGCTCTCAGTCTGGCTTTTTTACAGCGTCAAGGTGTCAATATTGAATCTTTTATGCAGATTTTACGCCAAAGTTCTTTGTATGCACCGACTTTTGATAAAAAGCTGCAAAGAATGTTAGAGGAAGACTACACAAACCCCAATTTTCCGACCAAACATTTGCTCAAAGATACAGACTTATTTATCTCAGAAGCCAAAGCTTTGGGTTTAGACCTCAGTAGCATTGAGTCTGTGCGCCACATTTTAGCTACAGCCATGAAAATGTCATTTGCTAATGATGATTATTCATCAATCTTTTCCGCTATTAAAGAATGGGGAGATTCTGGGGCGGAGTGAGTGGGAGTGGACTAGGGGCAGGGAGAAGGGAGACAAGGGAGACAAGGGGGACAAGGGAGCAATCTTTCTACCGTGTCTACCCCTTCTCCCGTGTCTACC
Above is a genomic segment from Aulosira sp. FACHB-615 containing:
- a CDS encoding NAD(P)-dependent oxidoreductase, which gives rise to MKVAFLGTGLMGQPMAQRLLAANIHVVAYNRTPEKLAPLQAAGAEIVTQPRQAIRAADCIILMLTNAAAIYQVLLSDTAWRTLEGRTIIQMGTITPTESQEIRDTIIGGGGEYIEAPVLGSIPEAKSGQLIVMVGATSDQYQRHLQLLQNFGPEPLLIGPVGTAAALKLSLNQLIASLTTSFALSLAFLQRQGVNIESFMQILRQSSLYAPTFDKKLQRMLEEDYTNPNFPTKHLLKDTDLFISEAKALGLDLSSIESVRHILATAMKMSFANDDYSSIFSAIKEWGDSGAE